One window from the genome of Myxococcales bacterium encodes:
- a CDS encoding thioredoxin domain-containing protein: MISHRIVGIALAVCVTLCASLADAAPPQAPDVARYNVSLGVLPAKGPADAPITIVEWSDFACRYCQLVRDQLAALEHAYPMQLRWVYRQFPLDDDNSLLQEAVIAAAAQGAFWAMSDRLFSWQGRVTRGDLLALARELGLDALAFDAALATHAHREAVLTDMEGALALGVAGTPAFFINGRPVFGNQPLSAFVTIIEEELAASRRLAASGVATADQYQWLMARASAGPIVADAASPGPTAAPARGIVAPPQLIAGTAPPSRRWGAANPSVHIVMWSDLECSFCARQLPTLLRVAGEYPGDVAVSYRHFPLAMHAAASLAAQASEAAAAQGKFWPFAIHLLASKDRPEPRQLMAAARAVGLDLIAFERALGRGTHKALVDDELAIARTLGLSGTPALIINGTLYDGALDDVPLRKAIELARTRTALATGMSRADAVMLASIDGRASPLDDPTSFIGAVRSPVGTGRLRALVAACHRGDVSAMVQRLASLATGSLAPTSRELARWQTWCERTANVSLRTGDTKRVERAP, translated from the coding sequence ATGATCAGCCATCGAATCGTTGGGATCGCGCTAGCCGTGTGCGTTACGCTTTGTGCCTCGCTCGCCGACGCCGCGCCACCGCAGGCCCCGGACGTTGCGCGCTACAACGTCTCGCTAGGGGTCTTGCCTGCCAAGGGGCCGGCAGATGCGCCGATCACAATTGTCGAATGGAGCGACTTTGCGTGTCGATATTGCCAGCTTGTGCGCGACCAGTTGGCTGCGCTCGAGCACGCATACCCGATGCAGTTGCGATGGGTGTATCGCCAGTTTCCGCTCGACGACGACAATTCGCTCTTGCAAGAGGCGGTGATCGCGGCGGCGGCGCAAGGCGCGTTCTGGGCCATGAGCGATCGCTTATTTAGCTGGCAGGGGCGCGTCACGCGCGGTGACTTGCTTGCGCTCGCCCGCGAACTCGGCCTCGATGCGTTGGCGTTCGACGCCGCGTTGGCAACGCATGCGCATCGCGAAGCGGTGCTGACCGATATGGAAGGGGCCCTTGCGCTCGGCGTGGCGGGGACGCCCGCTTTTTTTATCAATGGGCGGCCGGTTTTTGGCAACCAGCCGTTGTCGGCCTTTGTGACCATCATCGAGGAAGAGCTGGCGGCGTCGCGGCGCCTCGCCGCGAGCGGCGTCGCGACTGCCGATCAATATCAGTGGCTCATGGCGCGCGCTTCGGCGGGGCCGATCGTCGCCGATGCCGCTTCGCCAGGGCCGACGGCCGCGCCGGCTCGCGGCATCGTGGCGCCGCCGCAACTCATTGCCGGCACCGCGCCGCCATCGCGGCGGTGGGGGGCGGCCAACCCCAGCGTGCACATCGTGATGTGGAGCGACCTGGAATGTAGTTTTTGCGCCCGGCAGCTGCCGACCTTGCTGCGCGTAGCGGGTGAGTATCCCGGCGACGTCGCGGTGTCGTATCGGCACTTTCCGTTGGCGATGCACGCAGCGGCCTCGCTCGCCGCGCAAGCCAGTGAGGCCGCGGCCGCTCAAGGCAAGTTTTGGCCGTTTGCGATCCACCTCTTGGCGAGCAAGGATCGGCCCGAGCCCCGGCAGCTCATGGCAGCGGCACGCGCCGTCGGCCTCGACCTGATCGCGTTTGAGCGTGCGCTGGGGCGCGGCACGCACAAGGCCCTTGTGGACGATGAGCTCGCGATCGCGCGCACGCTAGGGCTGTCGGGCACGCCCGCGCTTATCATAAATGGCACGCTCTACGACGGCGCGCTCGATGACGTCCCGTTGCGGAAGGCGATCGAGCTGGCGCGTACGCGCACGGCCTTGGCGACGGGCATGTCGCGCGCCGACGCCGTGATGCTCGCATCCATCGATGGTCGCGCCTCGCCCTTAGACGATCCAACCTCATTCATTGGTGCGGTGCGCTCGCCCGTGGGCACCGGGCGGCTGCGCGCCCTCGTCGCCGCCTGTCACCGTGGCGACGTGTCGGCAATGGTCCAGCGCCTTGCCAGCCTCGCCACGGGCAGCCTGGCGCCTACCTCGCGCGAGCTGGCACGATGGCAGACGTGGTGTGAGCGCACCGCTAACGTCTCGCTGCGCACGGGCGACACCAAGCGCGTGGAGCGCGCGCCGTGA
- the tsaE gene encoding tRNA (adenosine(37)-N6)-threonylcarbamoyltransferase complex ATPase subunit type 1 TsaE, whose translation MSSPSITLASLAAVEACARALAPYLRHGDVVLLRGDVGVGKTTWVQALATALGIAGPVTSPTFALIQGYEDGSLPLWHADLYRIERAAEVANLGLDDIAGERGVLCVEWPQLWLSSWPHEAWLAHLDLSWSCDEAGVRTVRIGGRGERGEALAHAWLQELSRAAPAEGAAL comes from the coding sequence ATGAGTTCGCCGTCGATCACCTTGGCGTCGCTGGCGGCGGTGGAGGCCTGCGCGAGGGCGCTGGCGCCCTATTTACGCCATGGCGATGTGGTGCTGCTGCGTGGGGACGTAGGCGTCGGCAAGACCACGTGGGTGCAGGCCCTGGCGACGGCGCTCGGCATCGCGGGGCCGGTTACGAGCCCGACCTTTGCATTGATCCAGGGCTACGAAGACGGATCGTTGCCGCTGTGGCACGCCGATCTCTATCGCATCGAGCGCGCCGCTGAAGTCGCCAATTTGGGGCTCGATGACATCGCCGGCGAGCGCGGGGTGCTGTGCGTCGAGTGGCCGCAGCTGTGGCTCTCGAGCTGGCCGCACGAGGCGTGGCTGGCTCATCTCGATCTTTCGTGGTCGTGTGACGAAGCGGGCGTGCGAACCGTGCGAATTGGCGGTCGCGGCGAGCGCGGCGAGGCGCTAGCACATGCCTGGTTGCAAGAACTGTCACGCGCGGCGCCAGCAGAAGGAGCAGCTTTATGA
- a CDS encoding sugar kinase — protein MFGPSANQKLLVVGSVAFDDIDGPFGWHRDQLGGSASFIARSAAYFTGQASVVAVVGEAFPQAHLDSLAAAGVDVSGIEKKAGDTFHWVGRYSSDLASRETLDTRLGVFADFAPKLHPQHIDAQLVFLGNIHPALQLEVVRQVKQPRFVAADSMNFWISGQREQLVALLGKVHALLINDEEARQLAGEHNLRKAASAILGMGPSSVIIKRGDAGALLFHRDGTFAMPALVLDDVKDPTGAGDSFAGGFMGYLAYTGKDDLATMRRAMVVGSVMASFAVQQFSVAGLVGLNAEAVRSRVHQFSELMRFDGVEL, from the coding sequence ATGTTTGGTCCCTCGGCAAATCAAAAACTTCTCGTCGTCGGTTCGGTCGCGTTTGATGACATTGACGGTCCGTTTGGCTGGCATCGCGATCAGCTCGGCGGCTCGGCGTCGTTCATCGCGCGCTCGGCGGCGTATTTTACAGGGCAGGCGTCGGTCGTCGCGGTGGTCGGCGAGGCCTTTCCGCAGGCGCATCTCGATAGCCTTGCCGCCGCGGGCGTCGATGTCTCGGGCATCGAGAAGAAGGCCGGCGACACGTTTCATTGGGTCGGGCGTTATTCGTCGGACCTCGCCTCGCGCGAGACGCTCGACACGCGGCTTGGCGTGTTCGCCGATTTTGCGCCCAAGCTGCATCCGCAACACATCGATGCCCAATTAGTATTCTTAGGCAATATCCATCCTGCCCTCCAGCTCGAGGTAGTACGCCAGGTAAAGCAGCCACGCTTCGTCGCCGCCGATTCGATGAATTTCTGGATCAGCGGCCAGCGCGAGCAGTTGGTCGCCTTGCTCGGCAAGGTCCACGCGCTGCTCATCAACGATGAAGAGGCACGTCAGCTCGCCGGTGAGCATAATCTGCGCAAGGCCGCGAGCGCCATCCTTGGGATGGGACCCTCGTCCGTTATCATCAAGCGCGGCGATGCAGGCGCGTTGCTCTTTCACCGCGACGGCACCTTTGCGATGCCGGCCTTGGTGCTCGACGATGTCAAAGACCCCACCGGCGCGGGCGACAGCTTCGCCGGCGGTTTCATGGGCTACCTGGCCTACACCGGCAAAGACGATCTCGCTACGATGCGGCGCGCGATGGTCGTTGGCAGCGTCATGGCGAGCTTTGCGGTTCAGCAATTTAGCGTCGCCGGCCTCGTAGGTCTCAACGCCGAAGCCGTCCGGTCGCGCGTGCATCAGTTTTCCGAGCTGATGCGCTTTGACGGCGTCGAGCTTTAA